A window of the Eubalaena glacialis isolate mEubGla1 chromosome 9, mEubGla1.1.hap2.+ XY, whole genome shotgun sequence genome harbors these coding sequences:
- the LOC133097548 gene encoding chromobox protein homolog 1-like, which translates to MGKKQNKKKVEEVLEEEEEEYVVEKVLDRRVVKGKVEYLLKWKGFSDEDNTWEPEENLDCPDLIAEFLQSQKTAHETDKSEGGKRKAGSDAEDKGEESKPKKKKEESEKPRGFARGLEPERIIGATDSSGELMFLMKWKNSDEADLVPAKEANVKCPQVVISFYEERLTWHSYPSEDDDKKDDKN; encoded by the coding sequence atggggaaaaaacaaaacaaaaagaaagtggaggaggtgctagaagaagaggaagaagaatatgTGGTGGAAAAAGTTCTCGACCGTCGAGTGGTAAAGGGCAAAGTGGAGTACCTCCTGAAGTGGAAGGGGTTCTCAGATGAGGACAACACATGGGAGCCAGAAGAAAACCTGGATTGCCCCGACCTCATTGCTGAGTTCCTGCAGTCACAGAAAACAGCACACGAGACAGATAAATCAGAGGGAGGCAAGCGCAAAGCTGGTTCTGATGCGGAAGATAAGGGGGAGGAGAGCAaaccaaagaagaagaaagaagagtcagAAAAGCCACGAGGCTTTGCCCGGGGTTTGGAACCGGAGCGGATTATTGGAGCTACAGACTCCAGTGGAGAACTCATGTtcctgatgaaatggaaaaactctGATGAGGCTGACCTGGTCCCTGCCAAGGAAGCCAATGTCAAGTGCCCACAGGTTGTCATATCCTTCTATGAGGAAAGGCTGACGTGGCATTCCTACCCCTCGGAGGATGATGACAAAAAAGATGACAAGAATTAA